Proteins co-encoded in one Afipia sp. P52-10 genomic window:
- a CDS encoding nucleotidyltransferase family protein: protein MPAKPTSAMVLAAGLGLRMRPITAKIPKPLVQVAGKTLLDHVLDKVAETGVEQTVVNIHYLPDQIIRHLAGRKHPRIVISDERDEILGTGGGVVKALPLLGDAPFYHLNADTLWIDGVRPNLLRLAETFDPARMDMLMLMAPTATSIGYDGRGDYTMATDGTLHKRKESQIAPFVYAGAAIISPKLFAGAPRGEFGLPDLFATAEAAGRLYGLRLEGTWMHVGTPDAIGAAERAMLASVA from the coding sequence ATGCCGGCGAAACCGACATCCGCCATGGTGCTTGCCGCAGGTCTTGGACTGCGCATGCGGCCGATTACCGCGAAAATTCCGAAGCCGCTGGTGCAGGTGGCCGGAAAGACGCTGCTCGACCATGTGCTCGACAAGGTCGCGGAAACCGGCGTCGAGCAGACGGTCGTCAACATCCATTACCTGCCCGACCAGATCATCCGCCATCTTGCCGGCCGCAAGCACCCGCGGATCGTGATTTCCGACGAGCGCGACGAAATCCTCGGCACCGGCGGCGGCGTGGTGAAGGCACTGCCGCTGCTCGGCGATGCGCCGTTCTACCATCTCAATGCCGATACGCTCTGGATCGATGGCGTGCGGCCGAATCTGCTGCGGCTGGCGGAAACCTTCGATCCGGCGCGGATGGACATGCTGATGCTGATGGCGCCGACGGCCACGAGCATCGGCTATGACGGACGCGGCGACTACACGATGGCGACCGACGGCACGCTGCACAAGCGCAAGGAAAGCCAGATCGCGCCGTTCGTTTACGCCGGTGCGGCGATCATTTCGCCGAAGCTGTTCGCGGGAGCACCAAGGGGCGAGTTCGGCTTGCCCGACCTGTTCGCCACGGCCGAGGCCGCCGGCCGCCTGTACGGCCTGCGGCTCGAGGGAACCTGGATGCATGTCGGAACGCCCGACGCCATCGGCGCGGCCGAACGCGCGATGCTCGCAAGCGTCGCCTAA
- the dut gene encoding dUTP diphosphatase gives MTNDIVIPVQRLPHGEGLPLPAYQSEQAAGLDLLAAVAEDEPVTLAPGARALIPTGLAIALPPTMEAQVRPRSGLALKHGVTVLNSPGTIDADYRGEIRVILINLGDEPFLIRRGERIAQMVIAPVSRAQLSSTTVLPETFRSTGGFGSTGR, from the coding sequence GTGACAAACGACATCGTTATCCCGGTGCAGCGCCTGCCGCACGGCGAGGGATTGCCGCTTCCCGCCTACCAGAGCGAACAGGCCGCCGGTCTCGATCTGCTCGCCGCGGTCGCCGAAGACGAGCCCGTCACGCTGGCACCCGGCGCGCGGGCGCTGATCCCGACCGGGCTGGCAATCGCGCTGCCGCCGACCATGGAAGCGCAGGTCCGGCCGCGCTCCGGCCTCGCACTAAAGCACGGCGTGACAGTGTTGAATTCGCCGGGCACGATCGACGCCGATTATCGCGGCGAGATTCGCGTGATCCTGATCAATCTCGGCGACGAACCGTTCCTGATCCGGCGCGGCGAGCGGATCGCGCAGATGGTGATCGCCCCGGTGTCCCGCGCGCAGCTCTCCAGCACGACGGTCCTCCCTGAGACGTTTCGTAGCACCGGCGGATTCGGCTCCACCGGCCGATAA
- the addB gene encoding double-strand break repair protein AddB: MHVFTVPASAPFLRTVIAALIDGELVRGFEARSNPERLAEATIYLPTRRAMRLARDVFLDVLQTDAAILPRLVALGDIDEDELIFAQAASNAPATALQLPPAVDAFERRLTLAQLVAAWAARLKPVAPHTTPLVVSGPASALALADELARLMDDMQTRGVSWEALDTLVPDTYDTYWQLTLDFLKIARQAWPAYLSEIDRIEPFARRDRLILAEAERLKTQHRGPVVAAGSTGSMPSTATFLTAIARLPNGAVVLPGLDTDLDEASWQSIGGIADATGGYSAHPAQGHPQYALHMLLKQFGIARSQVRALASPAEHGRELLLSEVMRPADSTAQWQARLAAPEVASRIDRALDRVAVIEAANPEMEALAIAIAMREADHDGLTTALVTPDRALARRVLAALERWKLVCNDSGGDPLTDTPAGLFARLIAVAIAEQLAPADLLALLKHPLLTLGRTSDALKACVDDLELLLLRGTRPLAGIAGLRSSLDLVCGEIAKLRRGEPSLLHRSELRAQVSDARIDAVRRLIDDLAGALAPMASLDHRKSHDIAVLAHAHRETAALLSRDAQDVARVFTGPDGAALLAAFDEASATGAHGRLSARLDEYPDVLQTAFSSRIVRRAELPFARLHIYGQLEARLTQCDRVILGGLTETVWPPDPRNDPWLSRPMRYQINLDLPERRIGLSAHDFVQLMGAPEVILTHAAKVGGAPAVASRFLHRLEAVAGATRWAALRARGDVYLRHAEDLDRPRTPPKPIAQPAPKPPRDARPTALSVTEIEDWLRDPYTIYARHILKLSPLDPVDMPLSAADRGSAIHNALGEFTQAFPDALPDDAGRLLREIGERHFAPLMERPEARALWWPRYLRIAAWFADWETTRRDNLATIAAESYGSIVLPADGRSFRLTARADRIETLRDGRFAILDYKTGAPPTGKQVRLGLSPQLTLTAAILRDGGFTDIAAGASVAELLYVRLSGNNPAGEVPPLKLSHTRRAEDAIPPDHAADEARQKLQALILAFENDEQPYHPLVLSMWSRRYGTYDDLARIKEWSSGREDEP, translated from the coding sequence ATGCACGTTTTCACTGTTCCAGCCTCGGCCCCGTTTCTGCGTACGGTGATCGCCGCGCTGATCGACGGCGAGCTCGTCCGTGGCTTCGAGGCCCGCAGCAATCCGGAGCGGCTGGCGGAGGCGACGATCTACCTGCCGACGCGACGGGCGATGCGGCTTGCCCGCGACGTATTCCTCGACGTGTTGCAGACCGACGCGGCGATCCTGCCGCGGCTGGTGGCGCTCGGCGACATCGACGAGGATGAGCTGATCTTTGCGCAGGCTGCCTCGAATGCACCGGCAACCGCGCTGCAGCTGCCGCCCGCCGTCGACGCCTTCGAACGGCGGTTGACGCTGGCGCAACTCGTCGCCGCCTGGGCCGCACGGCTGAAGCCGGTCGCCCCCCACACCACGCCGCTGGTGGTGAGCGGACCGGCATCGGCGCTGGCGCTCGCCGACGAACTGGCGCGGCTGATGGACGACATGCAGACGCGCGGCGTCTCCTGGGAGGCGCTCGATACGCTCGTCCCCGACACCTACGATACCTATTGGCAGCTCACGCTCGATTTCCTCAAGATCGCGCGACAGGCTTGGCCCGCATACCTCTCCGAAATCGATCGGATCGAGCCGTTCGCGCGGCGCGACCGGCTGATCCTCGCCGAGGCCGAACGGTTGAAAACCCAGCATCGCGGTCCGGTCGTCGCAGCGGGCTCGACCGGATCGATGCCCTCCACGGCGACGTTTCTCACCGCGATCGCACGGCTGCCGAATGGCGCCGTGGTGCTGCCCGGCCTCGATACCGATCTCGACGAAGCCTCCTGGCAATCGATCGGCGGCATCGCGGATGCGACGGGAGGCTACAGCGCCCATCCCGCCCAGGGCCATCCGCAATACGCGCTGCATATGCTGCTCAAGCAGTTCGGCATCGCGCGCAGTCAGGTTCGCGCGCTTGCGTCGCCGGCGGAGCACGGCCGCGAATTGCTGCTGTCCGAAGTGATGCGGCCGGCGGATTCCACCGCCCAATGGCAGGCGCGGCTTGCAGCGCCGGAGGTCGCGAGCCGGATCGACCGCGCGCTCGACCGGGTCGCGGTGATCGAGGCCGCCAATCCGGAGATGGAGGCGCTGGCCATCGCCATCGCCATGCGCGAGGCCGACCATGACGGCCTGACCACGGCGCTGGTGACGCCGGACCGGGCACTGGCGCGGCGCGTCCTCGCCGCGTTGGAGCGCTGGAAACTGGTCTGCAACGATTCCGGCGGCGACCCGCTGACCGATACGCCGGCCGGCCTGTTCGCACGGCTGATCGCTGTCGCGATCGCCGAGCAGCTCGCGCCCGCCGACCTGCTGGCCCTGCTGAAACACCCATTGCTGACGCTCGGCCGCACCAGCGACGCCTTGAAAGCTTGCGTCGACGATCTCGAACTGCTGCTGCTGCGCGGCACGCGGCCGCTGGCGGGCATTGCCGGCTTGCGGAGCAGCCTCGATCTCGTTTGCGGCGAGATCGCCAAGCTGCGTCGTGGCGAGCCCTCGCTGCTGCATCGCTCCGAGCTTCGTGCGCAGGTATCCGATGCGCGGATCGACGCTGTGCGCCGTCTGATCGACGATCTGGCGGGCGCGCTCGCTCCCATGGCCAGCCTCGATCACCGCAAGTCCCACGATATCGCCGTCCTCGCCCACGCCCATCGCGAAACCGCGGCGCTCCTGTCGCGCGACGCGCAAGACGTCGCGCGTGTCTTCACCGGCCCGGACGGCGCGGCCCTGCTCGCCGCTTTCGACGAAGCCTCCGCAACGGGCGCGCATGGGCGGCTCAGCGCACGGCTCGACGAATATCCCGACGTGCTGCAGACCGCGTTCTCAAGCCGCATCGTCCGCCGCGCCGAACTGCCCTTCGCCCGGCTGCACATCTACGGCCAGCTCGAAGCGCGCCTGACGCAATGCGATCGCGTCATCCTGGGCGGGCTGACCGAGACGGTGTGGCCGCCCGACCCGCGCAATGACCCCTGGCTGTCGCGGCCCATGCGCTATCAGATCAACCTCGATCTGCCTGAGCGCCGGATCGGCCTGTCCGCGCACGATTTCGTGCAGTTGATGGGAGCGCCGGAGGTGATCCTGACCCACGCGGCCAAAGTCGGCGGCGCACCGGCTGTTGCCTCGCGCTTCCTGCACCGGCTCGAAGCCGTTGCGGGCGCTACCCGATGGGCCGCGCTCCGCGCCCGCGGCGACGTCTATCTGCGCCATGCGGAAGACCTCGATCGACCACGTACGCCGCCGAAGCCGATCGCACAGCCGGCACCGAAGCCGCCGCGCGACGCGCGGCCGACGGCGCTCTCCGTCACCGAGATCGAAGACTGGCTGCGCGATCCCTACACGATTTACGCACGGCACATCCTCAAGCTCAGCCCGCTCGACCCGGTGGACATGCCGCTGTCCGCCGCCGACCGCGGCTCGGCGATCCACAATGCGCTCGGCGAATTCACGCAAGCCTTTCCAGACGCGCTGCCTGACGACGCCGGACGCTTGCTGCGCGAGATTGGCGAAAGGCATTTCGCGCCGCTGATGGAACGGCCGGAGGCGCGCGCGCTGTGGTGGCCGCGCTACCTCCGCATCGCCGCCTGGTTCGCCGATTGGGAAACGACCCGCCGCGACAACCTCGCGACCATCGCGGCCGAGAGCTACGGCTCGATCGTGCTGCCGGCGGACGGACGCAGCTTCCGCCTCACCGCCCGCGCCGATCGCATCGAGACCCTGCGCGACGGCCGCTTCGCCATCCTCGATTACAAGACCGGCGCACCACCCACCGGCAAGCAGGTGCGGCTTGGCCTGTCGCCGCAACTTACGTTGACGGCTGCGATACTGCGTGACGGCGGGTTCACCGACATTGCCGCAGGCGCCTCGGTTGCCGAGCTGCTTTATGTGCGGCTCTCCGGAAACAACCCGGCCGGCGAGGTGCCGCCGCTCAAACTCAGCCACACCCGACGCGCCGAAGATGCGATTCCACCCGACCATGCGGCCGACGAAGCGCGGCAGAAGCTGCAGGCGCTGATCCTGGCGTTCGAGAACGACGAGCAGCCCTACCATCCGCTGGTGCTATCGATGTGGTCGCGACGTTACGGCACCTACGACGATCTCGCGCGCATCAAGGAGTGGTCGTCCGGACGCGAGGATGAGCCATGA
- a CDS encoding PAS-domain containing protein yields MGGMIHAMRRAFLSCASPRSLVLLASALALPAGAHPALAQGNAATDSAAFDRLLTALGGIDRQEFVALALACAILGFSVVSAILLMRTRTRAAENEERLRAEIQTLQAENDRSKALLLSEPQVVVAWRAGDDFPQIAGDPSLLLVDGSPQRLLAFGTWLAPEPSLQLERAVDGLRNHAESFALNLTTLTGRAVEAVGRIVGGQAILRFRELSGLRRDLAEMTIRYNALQEETEVLRGFATAIPSPVWVRRANGTLSFANPAYALATEAASSADAVSRDLHLLDSPDRHEMARALSERAAFAKRLPVVIRGERKMFDVQAVALRSGTAGIAIDASEASSLRASLTRMADAHRRTLDQLSSAVAVFDGQQRLIFFNEAYRRLWDLDVGFLNTGPSDAAILDRLRAARKIPEQHDFRQWKARLHEAYRSTEARNDEWHLPDGRTLRVISTPNPEGGVTYLFDDATESLDLERQFDALIRVQRATLDNLAEAVAVFASNGRARLFNPAFARMWQLSADALEQQPHISTVQQWCQPLFDDEHAWQTLRGAITGIDNRNSLMMQIERKDGSVLNCMTMPLPDGATLLTFQDVTDSVNVERALRERNEALETADRMKVNFVHHVSYELRSPLTTIIGFAHFLSDPATGPLTPKQSEYLSYITASTNALLAIINNILDLATIDAGAMSLNLGAVDVRKAIDQASAGVQDRLQTDRITLDVEIIGADAPFIADERRVVQVLYNLLANAVGFSPHDGRVVLRASQHGGRTIFSVSDQGPGIPPESKDKVFNWFEANANGSRHRGAGLGLALVRSFVEMHGGRVSIDSAVGRGTTVTCEFPAEPPNSGIDP; encoded by the coding sequence ATGGGGGGCATGATCCATGCGATGCGTCGGGCATTTCTGTCCTGCGCCAGCCCTCGCAGCCTTGTCCTCCTTGCGTCCGCGCTGGCCCTGCCGGCCGGCGCCCATCCGGCGCTCGCGCAGGGGAACGCAGCAACCGACAGCGCCGCATTTGATCGCCTGCTGACGGCGCTCGGCGGCATCGATCGCCAGGAGTTCGTCGCGCTCGCCCTCGCCTGCGCCATTCTCGGCTTTTCCGTCGTCTCCGCGATCCTGCTGATGCGGACCCGGACGCGCGCGGCGGAGAACGAGGAGCGCCTGCGCGCGGAAATTCAGACCTTGCAGGCCGAGAACGACCGCAGCAAGGCGCTGTTGCTGAGCGAGCCGCAGGTGGTGGTGGCCTGGCGCGCCGGCGACGACTTTCCCCAGATCGCCGGCGATCCATCGCTGCTGCTGGTGGATGGATCGCCGCAACGCCTGCTCGCCTTCGGGACCTGGCTCGCGCCGGAGCCGTCGCTGCAGCTCGAACGGGCCGTCGACGGCCTGCGCAATCACGCCGAAAGCTTCGCCCTCAACCTGACCACGCTGACCGGCCGCGCCGTCGAGGCGGTGGGACGCATCGTCGGCGGTCAGGCGATCCTCCGCTTTCGCGAGCTGAGCGGCTTGCGTCGCGATCTCGCCGAGATGACGATCCGCTACAACGCGCTGCAGGAGGAGACCGAGGTGCTGCGCGGCTTCGCCACCGCGATTCCATCGCCGGTCTGGGTCCGGCGGGCCAACGGCACGTTGAGCTTCGCCAACCCGGCCTACGCCCTTGCCACCGAAGCCGCCTCCAGCGCCGACGCGGTCAGCCGCGACCTCCACCTGCTGGACAGCCCCGACCGGCATGAGATGGCCCGCGCGCTGTCGGAACGCGCCGCCTTCGCCAAGCGGCTGCCGGTGGTCATCCGCGGCGAGCGCAAGATGTTCGACGTGCAGGCGGTGGCGCTGCGCTCCGGCACCGCCGGCATCGCCATCGACGCCAGCGAGGCCTCGAGCCTGCGTGCCAGCCTGACGCGAATGGCGGATGCCCACCGGCGCACGCTCGACCAGCTTTCCTCTGCCGTCGCCGTGTTCGATGGCCAGCAGCGGCTGATCTTCTTCAACGAAGCTTACCGCCGGCTCTGGGACCTCGACGTCGGCTTTCTCAACACCGGGCCGAGCGATGCGGCCATCCTCGACAGGCTGCGCGCAGCGCGGAAGATTCCCGAACAGCACGACTTCCGCCAGTGGAAGGCGCGGCTGCACGAGGCGTACCGTTCCACCGAAGCCAGGAACGACGAGTGGCACCTGCCGGACGGACGCACGCTGCGCGTGATCTCGACACCCAATCCGGAAGGCGGCGTCACCTATCTGTTCGACGACGCGACCGAAAGCCTCGATCTCGAACGGCAGTTCGACGCGCTGATCCGCGTACAGCGGGCGACCCTGGACAACCTCGCCGAAGCGGTCGCCGTGTTCGCGAGCAATGGCCGCGCCCGGCTGTTCAATCCCGCCTTCGCCCGGATGTGGCAGCTGTCGGCGGATGCGCTGGAACAGCAGCCGCACATCTCCACCGTGCAGCAGTGGTGCCAGCCGCTGTTCGACGACGAGCACGCCTGGCAGACGCTGCGCGGCGCCATCACCGGCATCGACAACCGCAATTCGCTGATGATGCAGATCGAGCGCAAGGACGGCAGCGTGCTGAACTGCATGACGATGCCGCTGCCCGATGGCGCGACGCTGCTCACGTTCCAGGACGTCACCGACAGCGTGAACGTCGAACGCGCCTTGCGCGAACGCAACGAGGCGCTGGAGACCGCCGACCGGATGAAGGTCAACTTCGTTCATCACGTCTCCTACGAGCTGCGCTCGCCGCTCACCACCATCATCGGCTTCGCGCACTTCCTCAGCGATCCCGCGACCGGCCCGCTGACGCCGAAACAAAGCGAGTATCTCTCCTACATCACCGCGTCGACCAACGCGCTGCTGGCGATCATCAACAACATCCTCGATCTCGCCACCATCGATGCGGGTGCGATGTCGCTCAATCTCGGAGCGGTCGATGTGCGCAAGGCGATCGACCAGGCCTCGGCGGGCGTGCAGGACCGGCTGCAGACCGACCGCATCACCCTCGATGTCGAGATCATCGGCGCCGACGCGCCTTTCATCGCCGACGAGCGTCGCGTCGTGCAGGTGCTTTACAACCTGCTCGCCAACGCCGTCGGCTTCTCGCCGCACGACGGCCGGGTGGTGCTGCGCGCCAGCCAGCATGGCGGCCGCACCATCTTCTCCGTCAGTGATCAGGGCCCCGGCATTCCACCCGAGAGCAAGGACAAGGTGTTCAACTGGTTCGAGGCCAACGCCAACGGGTCGCGCCACCGCGGCGCCGGCCTCGGCCTCGCCCTGGTCCGCTCGTTCGTGGAGATGCATGGCGGACGCGTGAGCATCGATTCGGCCGTCGGACGCGGGACCACGGTGACCTGCGAATTCCCTGCCGAACCGCCGAACAGCGGCATCGACCCATGA
- the tsaE gene encoding tRNA (adenosine(37)-N6)-threonylcarbamoyltransferase complex ATPase subunit type 1 TsaE, translated as MSATPFSFTTALAGEAATAALMADLGLLIGARDTITLSGDLGAGKTTAARALIRHLANDPMLEVPSPTFTLAQSYELSIPVLHVDLYRVNDPDELEELGLVPFPDRTLVLLEWPDRAANLLPEDRIDIAFSHSDTAEARTATLTGYGSAAQTVERLARLRAFLERSGAITATRQPMAGDASTRSYARLLADDRSTILMNMPARSDPHLIYNGKSYLAAVHLAEDIVPFVAIGNGLHARGFSTPQILHTDLDAGFLISEDLGSDGVLAGTPPLPIEERYQAAIDALVALHRQPLPTALPVEGRADYVIPSFDVDAMLIEVSLLLDWYLPHRGVAVTRAIRESFVDLWHAVLQQALRAPATWVIRDYHSPNLLWLGAREGIGRVGIIDFQDAVLGPHAYDVASLAQDTRADVAEALELALVSHYVRGRRQDDPGFDAAAFAQSYAAMSAQRNTRLLGVFARLNRRDGKPQYLRHLPRIWGYLNRALAHPALAEVRAWTAANVPPPD; from the coding sequence ATGAGCGCGACGCCGTTCTCCTTCACGACCGCGCTTGCAGGGGAAGCCGCAACGGCCGCCCTGATGGCTGACCTCGGCCTGTTGATCGGCGCCCGCGATACGATCACGCTCTCCGGCGACCTTGGTGCCGGCAAGACCACCGCGGCACGCGCCCTCATTCGCCATCTTGCGAACGATCCGATGCTGGAGGTGCCGAGCCCGACCTTCACGCTCGCTCAGAGCTACGAGCTGTCGATCCCGGTTCTTCACGTCGACCTCTACCGCGTCAACGATCCCGACGAATTGGAAGAGCTTGGCCTGGTGCCGTTCCCGGACCGGACGCTGGTGCTGCTCGAATGGCCCGACCGCGCCGCAAACCTGCTGCCGGAGGATCGGATCGACATCGCCTTCAGCCATAGCGACACCGCCGAGGCACGAACCGCGACGCTCACCGGATATGGTTCAGCGGCGCAGACCGTCGAGCGGCTGGCGCGCCTTCGCGCCTTTCTCGAACGCTCCGGCGCGATCACGGCGACGCGGCAGCCGATGGCAGGCGACGCCTCGACCCGCTCCTATGCGCGGCTGCTCGCCGACGACCGCTCGACCATCCTGATGAACATGCCAGCCCGTTCCGACCCGCATCTGATCTACAACGGCAAATCCTATCTCGCCGCGGTGCATCTCGCCGAGGACATCGTGCCGTTCGTCGCGATCGGCAACGGCCTGCACGCACGCGGTTTCTCGACCCCGCAAATCCTGCACACCGATCTCGATGCCGGCTTCCTGATCAGCGAGGATCTCGGATCCGACGGCGTCCTCGCCGGCACACCGCCGCTGCCGATCGAAGAGCGCTACCAGGCCGCCATCGACGCGCTGGTGGCGCTGCATCGGCAGCCGCTGCCGACGGCGCTGCCGGTCGAGGGGCGCGCGGACTACGTCATTCCATCGTTCGATGTGGACGCGATGCTGATCGAGGTCAGCCTGCTGCTCGACTGGTATCTGCCGCATCGTGGCGTCGCGGTGACCCGCGCGATACGCGAGAGCTTCGTCGATCTATGGCACGCGGTCCTGCAGCAGGCGCTGCGCGCGCCTGCGACCTGGGTGATCCGCGATTATCACTCGCCCAACCTGCTCTGGCTCGGCGCACGCGAGGGCATCGGCCGCGTCGGCATCATCGACTTCCAGGATGCGGTGCTCGGCCCGCACGCCTACGACGTCGCCTCGCTGGCGCAGGATACGCGCGCCGATGTCGCCGAAGCGCTGGAGCTTGCCCTCGTCTCGCACTACGTGCGCGGACGGCGGCAGGACGATCCTGGATTCGACGCGGCGGCCTTCGCGCAATCCTATGCGGCGATGTCGGCGCAGCGGAACACGCGGCTGCTCGGCGTGTTCGCCCGGCTCAATCGTCGCGACGGCAAGCCGCAATATCTGCGTCATCTGCCGCGCATCTGGGGTTATCTCAACCGCGCGCTGGCCCATCCGGCCCTGGCCGAGGTTCGCGCATGGACTGCCGCGAACGTGCCGCCGCCCGACTGA
- a CDS encoding Rrf2 family transcriptional regulator: protein MSLVPTRGLLAILAVLDIALNATERPLSAKSLATRYNLAPRYLEPMLQMLVHVGILKGIRGPHGGYRLGRPPSSLTVAEILQAALADNNDPYPPLKRNPVVARVILPSLDLAERMMSDTLKSITIEALANRAAALKVAGE from the coding sequence ATGTCCCTCGTTCCTACCCGTGGCTTGCTGGCGATTCTCGCCGTGCTCGATATCGCCCTCAACGCAACCGAGCGCCCCCTCTCCGCGAAATCACTTGCGACCCGTTACAATCTCGCGCCGCGTTACCTCGAACCGATGCTGCAGATGCTGGTGCATGTCGGCATCCTCAAAGGGATTCGCGGGCCGCATGGCGGCTACCGCCTCGGCCGGCCGCCGTCGTCCCTGACGGTGGCCGAGATCCTGCAAGCCGCGCTCGCCGACAACAACGACCCGTATCCGCCGCTCAAGCGCAACCCGGTGGTCGCGCGGGTCATCCTGCCGAGTCTCGATCTCGCCGAGCGGATGATGTCGGACACGCTGAAGAGCATCACCATCGAGGCGCTCGCCAACCGCGCCGCCGCGCTGAAGGTTGCCGGCGAGTAA
- the coaBC gene encoding bifunctional phosphopantothenoylcysteine decarboxylase/phosphopantothenate--cysteine ligase CoaBC gives MASLTIRKLDEALKAQLRLRAAQNGRSVEDEVRFILRDAASGPRSAAEDMPLAHDGVSPDRSGLPGGLRQVTLIIGGGIAAYKSLDLIRRLKDRGMHVRCVLTQAAQQFVTPLAASALANERSYTDLFDPQSEFDAGHIRLARDCDLIVVAPATADLMAKIANGHADDLATAILLATDRPILLAPAMNPLMWSNAATRRNVARLTKRGALLVGPNAGAMAEAGEAGVGRMAEPLEIAAAAARLLDPKRSGPLRKKSILITAGPTHEPIDPVRYIANRSSGKQGYAIAAAAAAAGADVRLISGPVNLPAPAGVAVTRVESARDMLKEVEAALPVDCAIFAAAVADWRVADAGTQKIKKQAGAIPSLSLIENPDLLATVSKLGDRRPGLVIGFAAETENLLANAQAKLERKGCDWIVANDVSPAGGVMGGDRNTVHIVTRDGVESWPAMDKDDVAKGLVARIANAMTDKTP, from the coding sequence GAGGATATGCCGCTGGCGCATGACGGCGTATCCCCAGACCGCTCGGGGCTGCCCGGCGGGCTGCGGCAGGTGACGCTGATCATCGGCGGCGGCATCGCCGCCTATAAGTCGCTCGACCTCATCCGCCGTTTGAAGGATCGGGGCATGCATGTGCGCTGTGTGCTGACCCAGGCCGCGCAGCAATTCGTCACCCCGCTGGCGGCCAGCGCGTTGGCCAACGAGCGCTCCTATACCGACCTGTTCGATCCGCAGAGCGAATTCGACGCCGGGCATATCCGCCTCGCCCGCGACTGCGACCTGATCGTGGTCGCCCCCGCCACCGCCGACCTGATGGCGAAGATCGCGAACGGCCATGCCGACGACCTCGCCACCGCGATCCTGCTGGCGACCGACCGGCCGATCCTGCTGGCCCCTGCGATGAATCCGTTGATGTGGTCGAACGCGGCCACCCGCCGCAATGTGGCGCGGCTGACCAAACGCGGCGCGCTGCTGGTCGGGCCGAATGCCGGCGCAATGGCCGAAGCAGGCGAAGCGGGCGTTGGCCGGATGGCGGAGCCCTTGGAGATCGCCGCCGCGGCCGCGCGGCTGCTCGATCCCAAACGCAGCGGCCCGTTGCGCAAGAAGAGCATTCTGATCACCGCCGGTCCGACGCATGAGCCGATCGATCCGGTGCGCTATATCGCCAACCGCTCCTCCGGCAAGCAGGGCTATGCGATTGCGGCGGCGGCGGCCGCCGCCGGGGCTGACGTGCGGCTGATCTCCGGACCGGTCAACCTGCCGGCGCCGGCGGGCGTCGCGGTGACGCGGGTGGAATCGGCGCGCGACATGCTGAAGGAAGTCGAGGCGGCGCTGCCGGTCGATTGCGCGATCTTCGCCGCCGCCGTCGCCGACTGGCGCGTGGCCGACGCCGGCACGCAGAAGATCAAGAAGCAAGCCGGCGCGATTCCGTCGCTGTCGCTGATCGAGAATCCGGACCTGCTCGCCACCGTCTCCAAGCTCGGCGATCGGCGTCCGGGCCTCGTCATCGGCTTCGCTGCCGAGACCGAGAACCTGCTCGCCAACGCGCAGGCCAAGCTGGAACGCAAGGGCTGCGACTGGATCGTTGCCAATGATGTATCGCCGGCAGGCGGCGTGATGGGGGGCGATCGCAACACCGTCCACATCGTCACCCGCGACGGGGTGGAGTCCTGGCCGGCGATGGACAAGGACGACGTCGCCAAGGGCCTGGTCGCCCGGATCGCCAACGCCATGACGGACAAGACCCCGTGA